A region of the Campylobacter subantarcticus LMG 24377 genome:
TCATTATTTTTAGTAAAAACTTTGTCTTTAGAAATTTTTAAAACTTCATCTTGGATAAAGTCAATTTTTGGATTTAATAAAGGTAAAAGATCATATTTTGAACTATAAATATCTTCATTTGAAGCTACTTTGTGTAGTAAAATAGTATGATAATGATAAGAATTGTTATTAATCAAACTCACCTGCGCTTTTTCAAAAAACTCATCAGATAAAGCTTTTATAGCCGATAAAGTAGCATATCCTGCACCTAAAAACAAAATTTTCTTTTTTTGCATGGATTTTCCTTTAATTTGATAAAAAAATAAATAAAAATTTGGCATAATGGTATTATTTTTTATCTTAAAATATTTTTTATTTAAATTTAGCAAGGAAAAAGCATGCAAAGACAAACTTGGAGCAACACGCTAACTTACATACTCACTGTCGCAGGAGCAACGATAGGTTTTGGAGCTACCTGGCGTTTTCCGTATTTAGTAGGTGAAAATGGTGGTGGTGCTTATGTTTTAGTCTTTTGTATCGCAATGATTTTTATAGGAATTCCCGTAATTTTAGTGGAAAATGTCATAGGAAGACGCAGAATGCTAAATTCAGTTGACGCTTTTGGTGGAAAAACCAATAACGGCGTCAAAATAGCACGCCCATGGCAAGGCGTTGGCTACATGGGGCTTTTGGGTAGTTTTGGAATTATGGCTTATTATATGGTTATAGGTGGTTGGGTCTTGGCTTATATTTTTAAGATCATCATAGGTGATTTCAATCTTTCAACACCAATTGATGCTCAATATACTAGCGAATTTTACAATACAACTATCGAAAACAACCCTTTATTAATAGGTGTTTTTACCACAATTTTTGTGGCGATTAATTGGATTATTTTAAAAAAAGGTATCATTGATGGCATAGAAAAATCCGTAAAATATCTTATGCCATTTTTATTTATCTGTCTTTTGATCGTTGTTGCACGCAATTTAACCCTTGATGGTGCAAGTGAAGGTGTGAAATTTTACCTTACCCCTGATCTTTCTAAGATCACTCCTAAGTTATTTATAGATGTTTTAGGACAAGTATTTTTTGCACTTTCTTTAGGTTTTGGTGTAATGATAACTTTATCATCTCATCTTAAGAAAAATGAAAATTTGATCAAAACTTCTATCTACACCGGGATCTTAAACACTCTTATAGCAGTGCTTGCTGGATTTATGATTTTCCCTGCTTTATTCAGCGTAGGTTTAACTCCTGATAGCGGTCCATCTTTGGTTTTTAAAACCCTGCCTGTAGCATTTTCGCATATACCTTTTGGTGGTTTAATTTGTGTATTTTTCTTTTTGCTTTTGATCATCGCTGCACTTACCACTAGTTTGCCAATTTACCAAGTAATCATTAGTGTTTTAGAGGAAAAATTTAAACTAGCTAAAAACACTGCGATTAATCTCACGCTTGGAACCATTTTTATATTAGGAAACTTACCTTGTATACTTACTTATGGTCCTTTAAGAGATATCACCATCATTAGGGGAAAGAATATCTTTGATAGTTTTGATTTTATTAGTGGGAATATATTCTTTGTTTTAACTGCATTTTTTTGTTGTATTTATGTAGGTTGGGTACTTAAAAAAGATGCTATTTATGAACTTTCCAACCAAAATACCTTAAAAGGAAAAGTCTTTACGCTTTGGTATTATTATGTAAAATTCATAATTCCAGCTATCATTTTAATCATATTTTATTTTGGAATTTTTTAATAAATTTCCAAAATAAATAAAAATATAAAACATTTGACATTAAATATTAATTATGATAATATTTTTCAAAAAATTAAGGTTATTTAATTGGCTGAAAAATATATTTTTATCAATCCAGTAGTTTTAAAACTTTATGATATATCATATTTAGAAAATCTACTTACACAAAATAATTTTAAACTCGTTTTTCCCAAAAAAAATATCGCTAAAATTGTTAAAAATAAATATCTATCACTAAGTTCTAATTCTAAAGAATGTATTATAGATTCAAGATGTCCTAAGATTAAAGATTTTATAGAAAATCACACTTTCTCTGCTAATATCAATCCTATTTTGATAGAAACAGCTTTACATTTACACGCTCAAAAACAAAAGAAAGATTTTTTATATATCACCACACCTTGTATTGCTTTAGAGAATTTTGGAAATAACTTAAATTTAAGCAACACTCTGTTTATAACTTGGAATAATTTTGTATCAAAATTTAAACTAAAAATTGATTTAAAAAATAAAAAACAATTACAAAATAGTCCTATCCCTCCTGGTTTTTTTAAAGATTTAGAAAGCTCCATAGGAAAAATACCTTCTGTAAGCGGTGAGCAAAATATCATCAAAATATTTAAAGAAAAATCTTACAAAAAACATAAACTTATAGAAATGCTTTATTGTGATAATGGATGTCATAATGGAGATGGAATTTAATAAATGCAATGGATTAAAAAAAATGTATTTATTGGTATTATTGTATTATCTTGGTATATAGTTAGTGAGCTACAGATATGGAGTGAGTATATACTTCCTACTCCTCAAAAGGTCTTTTTAGCTTTTTTGTCTGAATTAATTGATGGAAATTTATTAGAAAATACTTATATTAGCTTATTAAGAATCATATTTGGCTTTTTCATAGCATGTATTTTGGCTTTTATGTTTGGAATCATTGCTGGAATGAAAAAACAAATTTTTGAATATTTTGAAAATATTATTGAATTTTTAAGAAATATTCCTCCAATTAGTCTAATTGCTATTTTAATCTTATGGTTTGGCATAGGAGAAGAACCAAAAATCATCATTATAATCTTAGCATCTTTTTTTCCTATATTTATCAACACAACAAAAGGTATTTATATGGTTGATAAAAAGCTTTTGGAAGTTGGATATTCTTTAAATTTTACAAAAATGCAATTGTTTTTTAAAATCATACTGCCAAGTTCTTTACCTTATATTTTATCTGGTATGAAAATTGGTCTTGGATATAGTTTTAGAGCTATTATAGGAGCTGAAATGATAGCAGCTTCTAGTGGTCTTGGTCATATGATATTAGATGCACAAGAATTGTCAAAATCAGATAGAGTTATAGCTGGTATTATAGTTATAGGTTTATTAGGATGTTTGATTGATTGGTTTTTTTCTTATTTGATAAAAAAATCCTCTAAAACAGGATATACCTATGAAGCTTGAAGCTCAAAATATATCTAAATTTTTTACAATCAATAATAAACAAATAAATATACTCTCTAATATTAATTTTAAAACCATAGATAATGGAATAACTATCATTTTAGGCAAAAGTGGTTGCGGGAAAACAACATTTTTAAAAATCTTATCTGGCTTAGAAAAACCATCACAAGGACAAATTCTTTGCAATGCAAAACTATCTATAGTATTTCAAGAACCAAGATTAATGCCATGGCTTGATGTTTTTTCAAATATAAGTTTTGGTATAAAAAAAAGCACAATAGATAAGGAAAAAATTTATAAACTGACTAATCTAGTAGGGCTAGATGGATTTGAAAAAGCTTATCCTTCACAACTATCCTTGGGTATGATGCAAAGAGTTTCTATAGCTAGGGCTTTAGCTAATGATGCAGATATTATTTTAATGGATGAACCATTTGCTTCTTTGGATTATTTTACTAGAGAAAAATTACAAAAAAGTCTTATAAATATAGTAAAACAAACTAATAAATCCATTATATTTGTTACTCATTGTATTGATGAAGCCTTAATTTTAGGTAAAAAAATCGTAATTTTTAAAAATGGTCAGATTGAAAAAGATTATTTTTTAGATAAAGATTATGAAAGAGACTTATTATCTTTTGATTTTATTGAATTAAAAAAAGATATATTAAATACTATTAAGGAGACTAAATGAAAATTTTTTCAAAAAATACCTTCAAAATTTTAACTATAGTGATATTTTCACTATTGTTGTTAAACGCTTGTGAAAATTCATCTTCTAAAGAAAATGTGGATAAAAATTTCACAGCAAAACAAATAACCATAACCTATGTCAAAGCACCATTAAATACGCCTTCTATCATAGAAAAAGAAAAAGCTATCTTTCAAAAACATTTTGATAAATATAACATTAAACTTTCTTACTCTCAACTAACAACAGGCCCAGAGCAAACCCAAGCTTTAGCTTCAAAAGATATACAATTTTTATACGCTGTGGGATCTACTTCTGTAATCTTAGCAAAGGCTAATGGACTTGATATTAAAATAGTTAATAAATATAGTAAATCCTCAAAAACTTTTACTATTTTATCCCAAAAAGGAACCCAATTTAAAACAGCTGATGATATCAAAGGAAAAAAGATAGCAGGTCCGAAAGGAACCATACTTCATGAGCTTTTGCTAGCTTATCTTAATAGCTTGGGATTAAAAGAAAATGATGTAGAATTTATATCTATGGGAATACCACAAGCTCAAGCTGCATTAGCTGGAAAATCTGTAGATATGGCTTTATTAGCAGGTCCTAGTGCTTATAGTTTGATACAAGATGGGTATAATGTAGTTACTACAGCTGATGGATTGATCGAGCCTTTGATTGTAGTTGCTACAACTAAAGAATTTTATGATGAAAATAAAATACTTGTTGATGAATTTATTAATGCTCAAAAAGAAATCTTAGATTATATAGATAAAAATTATGAAGAAAGTATGAATATCGTTGCTGAAGAAACAAATTTAGACATCAATGCAGTTAAGCAAATGTATCCTTTATATGATTTTAATATCAGTATAAACAATGATGATATAAGGTCTTTAGAAAAAACAAAACAATTTATGCTAGATAATAAAATGATAGATACAGATATTAAAATAGAAGATTTATTTATAAAATATTAATTAAATTTATACTTATATCTTTTAATCATGCTCACATTTCCATCAAGTCCACCTTGATGGATATATAAGACTTTTCCACCAAGCTGTTCTTTATGAGCTAATAAAGTTTTAAAGCCCACCATATCATAAAGCAAATCAAACTCTACTTCACATTCTTTTTTTAAATCATAATAAAGCTCATATAATTCCAAATAAGGTTTAGCAAAATGATATTTTTTAGGTGGATTTAATATAGTTAAATTACCAAAATCATGGTTTGGCTCCAAAGTTAAAATTTGTTCTTTTAAATACGCACTATCGCCTACACAAGCACATGTAAAAACCTTAAATTGACTATGCTTAGCCAAAAAAGCCGCAGAAGTTCCTGTACCTGAGGGTAAAAAAATACTTACATTTTCGCTTAGTTGCTCATTAAGTTCTAAAGCAAGTTGTTTATAGCCAAACTCAGCCTCTTTTATAGCCACACCCTCTTCTATGAAAATATCATCATCTTTTTTTAAAGCCAAAGCTTGTAATCTTCTTGTGGGATAGCTTTCATTTTCCACTAAGATAACATTATGTTTTAAAGCAAACTCTAAATTACCATGGGGCTTTTCTTTTAAAAAAGTGCTGATTTTTTCACAAACAAAAATAAGCAAAAAATCATTCTCATGGCAAAATTTAGCCAAAGCAACCAAAGCATTACTTTGAGAAGAACCAAAAGAAATAAATCTTTGTCCTTTTTTGAATAAATGTTTGTTTTTATCAAAAAAGGCTAGTTTTCTAGCCTTATTTCCATTGATATAACCTAGTAAATCATCTCTTTTGAGTAAAAATTCAAAATCTTTGTATTTTACAACATCAATTCTACTTGCTATCAAGGTATTTTTCAACCTTTTCTAATGCATTATTTGTATTGATATTAAACTTAATCTCTATCCTACGACTTGCTTCTTTATCTTCTTTACCATCTTTCATAATCACATCAGAATAAGATCTACCACTTGCCATTAAAAGTTTTTGCAATCTTGAATCTTTATAAAATGAGTGTATAAAACTCATCACAGCATAAGCTCTTTTTTGTGATAAATCAAGATTATATATATAAGAACCAGCACTATCCGTATGCCCTTCTATGACTATATTTTCTATACTATTTAAGATATTTTCATCTTTTAAGATATTATCAAAATACTGTGTTAAGATTACCTTTAAATTTTCTTTTGCTTGTGCTTTTAAGGTAAAAGAATTGGTATCAAAAAGTACTTCAGAAGGCAAAACTATCGCACCTGAATTAGAATCCAAAGTGATATTTGTATCAAATTTTGCTTGAAGATTTTTAATGGTATTTTCTTTAATCAAGCCTAGTTCTTTGATTTTACTTTTTGCCTCATCAAAATTACGCTCTAGTTCTTTGATTTCTTCATCTTTTTTGTTTAATCTCTCAAGTAAAGCAAAAATTTGTTGATCTTTTTCATCTAAACTTGAATTTAAATCTTGATTAAGTTTAGTAATATTAGCTTCTAAAGCCTGTTTTTGCTTATTAACATCATCAAGCGTACTTGAGGTATTATTTAATTTTTGGCTAAGATTTTTTAAAATATCTTCTTTTTGATTTAATTCTTCTTTATTTTCTCTTAAGCGTTCTTCTTGTTTTTGTAGATTTTCTTTTATGATTTGCAAATCACTTTGAGTTAAAACATACTTAACTACTATAGCGCCAATAAGCAAAATAAATATAAAAAGCAAGCCTGCCATTAAATCTGCATAAGCTATCCAAAAATTATTTTCTTCATTGTTAGAATTATTTTTTATCATCTATTTTTTCATCTTCTTTTTGATTTTCAAGCTTTGTAATCACTTGCGTGGTTTGCTCATCTAATTCTTTGCTTTCTTCTTTAAATTCTTGCATTAGTGAAATTTTTTCATCGATATTTTTCTCATCTTCATAGACTTCTTTAAAAGTATGCATTCCTTCTATAATACTTGCTTTAAAACCTTCAAAAAGCTTGGTTTGATTATCAAGCATAAGATTTTGATATTTTTCTATATTATTTGAAAAATTATTTACCTTTTCATCTAAAGCACTCACGCTTTTATCTAGATGAACAATTTTATCCGAACTCACATCTAAGAGTCTGTTATATTGCTCTGAAATTCTTAAAGTTAGATCTTTTATGTTTGAATTTAACATATTCACCGCATTTGCAATCTCACTATAAGTTTTAACTATATCTTTTTGCTCTCTTTGGGTTTTAGATAAATCAATCATAGTTTGTTTTACATGCTCACTGCTTAATCTCACAGCTTTTTCTTCAGCATTTACAAGCTCTTGAAAAACTTTGAATTTTCTATCTATTGTATTATCTAGTTCTTTAAAAAATTCCTCATTACTTACATGTTCAAAAATCCTGCCTATTTTTTCAAAATGTTGCAAACTTTCTTGAAGATATTTTCTATCAATTTCTTCTTTAGACCAGAAAAAATCACTTGTTGCATTTTTTTGACGATTTAAGAGTTTTTGAAATTTACTACTGCCATATTTTTCGAAAAATATCCACCAAAGTGCTAAAAAAATTCCATAGATTGAAACATAAAAGGCTGTTCCTACTCCATTTAACAAAACTGAAATTTCTTGCTCTAAGCCTGCTGTGTCACTTGAATTAAAATTTGGCATAGACATAGCTATACTTATAAAAGTTCCTAAAATACCGAGCATAGGAAAAATAGCTGCGCCCACAGAAGCAAAATTTTCATTTCTCAAATCTTTCACATAAGCATAAGCAAAATCATCAAAACTCGCGTTAGATTTTGTCTCTTTACCTATAACTAAAAAATGCTTCATAATGTAGCGTTTTAATATAAGCTTAAACTCATCTTTTTGTTGCTCAAAAATACTTGAAGCATAATCAGCACTATGTCTAGCAAAGATCAAGGCCACTAAAAAGATAATCCCTATCATTATAACACTGTGTAATTCTACTTTAAAATCAATCTTACCAAAATACCCCAAAAAAACCAAAATATACAACATAGTAGGGATAAATATAATCTTTAAATACGCAACAATCCCTGTACTACCTTTTCCTTCGGGCAATACAAGATCAGAAAAGTCATCAGTTGTTTTAACTTCCATTTTATAAACCTTTGTTAATTTTACTCTAAAAATTGAAAATCTTCACAGGAAAATCAACTAAGAGTTATAAAACTCTTAGTTTCTATCGATACAATTTAAATCGCTAAAAGCACATTCTAAGCGTTTGATCATACTTTCTTCGCCCGCTCTAAGCCATACTCTTGGATCGTAGTATTTTTTATTTGGCTTATCATCGCCCTCAGGATTGCCAATTTGCCCTTGCAAATAAGCTTTATTTTTAAACTCATACTCTCTCACACCATCCCAAAAAGCCCATTGAGTATCTGTATCTATATTCATCTTAATCACGCCATAGCTAAGTGCTGCTTTGATATCTTCTATATCACTTCCACTACCACCATGAAAGACAAAATTGATCGGTTTTTCTTCATTTAAGCCAAATTTTTCTTTTACATAATTTTGAGAATTTTTAAGAATTTCAGGTCTTAA
Encoded here:
- a CDS encoding sodium-dependent transporter, producing MQRQTWSNTLTYILTVAGATIGFGATWRFPYLVGENGGGAYVLVFCIAMIFIGIPVILVENVIGRRRMLNSVDAFGGKTNNGVKIARPWQGVGYMGLLGSFGIMAYYMVIGGWVLAYIFKIIIGDFNLSTPIDAQYTSEFYNTTIENNPLLIGVFTTIFVAINWIILKKGIIDGIEKSVKYLMPFLFICLLIVVARNLTLDGASEGVKFYLTPDLSKITPKLFIDVLGQVFFALSLGFGVMITLSSHLKKNENLIKTSIYTGILNTLIAVLAGFMIFPALFSVGLTPDSGPSLVFKTLPVAFSHIPFGGLICVFFFLLLIIAALTTSLPIYQVIISVLEEKFKLAKNTAINLTLGTIFILGNLPCILTYGPLRDITIIRGKNIFDSFDFISGNIFFVLTAFFCCIYVGWVLKKDAIYELSNQNTLKGKVFTLWYYYVKFIIPAIILIIFYFGIF
- a CDS encoding ABC transporter permease, yielding MQWIKKNVFIGIIVLSWYIVSELQIWSEYILPTPQKVFLAFLSELIDGNLLENTYISLLRIIFGFFIACILAFMFGIIAGMKKQIFEYFENIIEFLRNIPPISLIAILILWFGIGEEPKIIIIILASFFPIFINTTKGIYMVDKKLLEVGYSLNFTKMQLFFKIILPSSLPYILSGMKIGLGYSFRAIIGAEMIAASSGLGHMILDAQELSKSDRVIAGIIVIGLLGCLIDWFFSYLIKKSSKTGYTYEA
- a CDS encoding ABC transporter ATP-binding protein, whose translation is MKLEAQNISKFFTINNKQINILSNINFKTIDNGITIILGKSGCGKTTFLKILSGLEKPSQGQILCNAKLSIVFQEPRLMPWLDVFSNISFGIKKSTIDKEKIYKLTNLVGLDGFEKAYPSQLSLGMMQRVSIARALANDADIILMDEPFASLDYFTREKLQKSLINIVKQTNKSIIFVTHCIDEALILGKKIVIFKNGQIEKDYFLDKDYERDLLSFDFIELKKDILNTIKETK
- a CDS encoding nitrate/sulfonate/bicarbonate ABC transporter, periplasmic substrate-binding protein yields the protein MKIFSKNTFKILTIVIFSLLLLNACENSSSKENVDKNFTAKQITITYVKAPLNTPSIIEKEKAIFQKHFDKYNIKLSYSQLTTGPEQTQALASKDIQFLYAVGSTSVILAKANGLDIKIVNKYSKSSKTFTILSQKGTQFKTADDIKGKKIAGPKGTILHELLLAYLNSLGLKENDVEFISMGIPQAQAALAGKSVDMALLAGPSAYSLIQDGYNVVTTADGLIEPLIVVATTKEFYDENKILVDEFINAQKEILDYIDKNYEESMNIVAEETNLDINAVKQMYPLYDFNISINNDDIRSLEKTKQFMLDNKMIDTDIKIEDLFIKY
- a CDS encoding 1-aminocyclopropane-1-carboxylate deaminase, translated to MIASRIDVVKYKDFEFLLKRDDLLGYINGNKARKLAFFDKNKHLFKKGQRFISFGSSQSNALVALAKFCHENDFLLIFVCEKISTFLKEKPHGNLEFALKHNVILVENESYPTRRLQALALKKDDDIFIEEGVAIKEAEFGYKQLALELNEQLSENVSIFLPSGTGTSAAFLAKHSQFKVFTCACVGDSAYLKEQILTLEPNHDFGNLTILNPPKKYHFAKPYLELYELYYDLKKECEVEFDLLYDMVGFKTLLAHKEQLGGKVLYIHQGGLDGNVSMIKRYKYKFN
- a CDS encoding OmpA family protein — translated: MIKNNSNNEENNFWIAYADLMAGLLFIFILLIGAIVVKYVLTQSDLQIIKENLQKQEERLRENKEELNQKEDILKNLSQKLNNTSSTLDDVNKQKQALEANITKLNQDLNSSLDEKDQQIFALLERLNKKDEEIKELERNFDEAKSKIKELGLIKENTIKNLQAKFDTNITLDSNSGAIVLPSEVLFDTNSFTLKAQAKENLKVILTQYFDNILKDENILNSIENIVIEGHTDSAGSYIYNLDLSQKRAYAVMSFIHSFYKDSRLQKLLMASGRSYSDVIMKDGKEDKEASRRIEIKFNINTNNALEKVEKYLDSK
- a CDS encoding MotA/TolQ/ExbB proton channel family protein, coding for MEVKTTDDFSDLVLPEGKGSTGIVAYLKIIFIPTMLYILVFLGYFGKIDFKVELHSVIMIGIIFLVALIFARHSADYASSIFEQQKDEFKLILKRYIMKHFLVIGKETKSNASFDDFAYAYVKDLRNENFASVGAAIFPMLGILGTFISIAMSMPNFNSSDTAGLEQEISVLLNGVGTAFYVSIYGIFLALWWIFFEKYGSSKFQKLLNRQKNATSDFFWSKEEIDRKYLQESLQHFEKIGRIFEHVSNEEFFKELDNTIDRKFKVFQELVNAEEKAVRLSSEHVKQTMIDLSKTQREQKDIVKTYSEIANAVNMLNSNIKDLTLRISEQYNRLLDVSSDKIVHLDKSVSALDEKVNNFSNNIEKYQNLMLDNQTKLFEGFKASIIEGMHTFKEVYEDEKNIDEKISLMQEFKEESKELDEQTTQVITKLENQKEDEKIDDKK